A portion of the uncultured Draconibacterium sp. genome contains these proteins:
- a CDS encoding alpha/beta fold hydrolase, giving the protein MENSYNNLDSVRKSSDTLVERAKKWNLYFLFIVVISFSSCTTTNNDLLLIKDQGSFAVGGTVKENPGTFNTITRTPEGQTFHGDHAYTFYQIPAEAHEYPLVMWHGIGQFSKTFETTPDGREGFQNLFLRKKYSVYLLDQPRRGNAARSMAEGTITPTPDEQFWFNTFRVGEWPNFFPGVQFAQDEETLNQYFRQMVPNIGPIDYDVNVSAVSALFDKIGDGILLTHSHSGGMGWLTAIKNQNIKAVVSYEPGSGFVFPEGEVPPALESSSGPLEPVAISMDDFMKLTKIPIIIYYGDFIPESPDPNPGTDGWRVRLEMARIWRDTINKHGGDVTVVHLPEIGIKGNTHFPFSDLNNIQIADLMEEWLIEKGLDK; this is encoded by the coding sequence ATGGAAAATTCTTATAACAACTTAGATTCAGTCAGGAAGTCATCTGACACTTTAGTTGAGCGTGCAAAAAAATGGAATTTATATTTCCTGTTTATAGTTGTAATAAGCTTCTCTTCTTGTACAACAACAAATAACGATTTGTTGCTGATCAAGGATCAGGGAAGTTTTGCCGTTGGAGGAACAGTAAAAGAGAATCCCGGTACGTTTAATACCATTACACGTACACCTGAAGGACAGACTTTTCATGGAGATCATGCATATACGTTTTATCAGATACCGGCAGAAGCACACGAATACCCGTTGGTAATGTGGCATGGCATTGGTCAGTTCTCAAAAACCTTTGAAACTACACCAGATGGCAGAGAAGGATTTCAGAACCTGTTTTTGCGCAAAAAGTATAGCGTGTATTTATTAGATCAGCCACGCAGGGGAAATGCAGCCCGAAGTATGGCTGAAGGTACAATCACTCCAACTCCGGATGAACAGTTTTGGTTTAATACTTTTCGTGTGGGAGAGTGGCCCAACTTTTTCCCCGGAGTTCAGTTCGCTCAGGATGAAGAAACACTCAATCAGTATTTCAGACAAATGGTTCCCAATATTGGTCCTATCGATTATGATGTGAATGTAAGTGCTGTTTCTGCACTGTTTGATAAGATTGGTGATGGTATTTTGCTTACTCACTCGCATTCAGGCGGTATGGGATGGTTGACTGCCATTAAAAATCAGAATATAAAAGCGGTTGTCTCCTACGAACCCGGAAGCGGTTTTGTTTTTCCTGAAGGAGAGGTTCCTCCTGCACTTGAAAGCTCTTCGGGACCGCTTGAACCGGTCGCCATTTCTATGGACGATTTTATGAAGCTCACGAAGATACCAATCATCATCTACTATGGAGATTTCATTCCTGAAAGTCCTGATCCAAATCCCGGAACGGACGGTTGGCGGGTTCGTCTTGAAATGGCCAGAATATGGAGGGATACCATAAATAAACATGGTGGGGATGTGACAGTAGTTCATCTGCCCGAAATTGGAATTAAGGGCAACACGCATTTCCCATTTTCAGATTTAAATAATATACAGATAGCTGATCTCATGGAAGAGTGGCTAATAGAAAAAGGTTTGGATAAATAA
- a CDS encoding helix-turn-helix domain-containing protein — translation MNRFETVTEYNIFNNHETLHPLVSVIDFSKADPRRLIRTYFGFYLVLLKDVHCGDLRYGKNTYDYQEGTLIFIAPGQILDMEPSVELYQPKGHGVIFHPDLIMGTALGRHIDKYSFFEYNTNEALHISERERQMVMDSFGKIKYELEHAVDKHSKELISANIELLLKYCERFYDRQFITRDNANKGILEKFELLLNNYYASDKPQTLGLPSVAYFADELHLSSNYFGDLMKRETGKSAKEYVQIKIIDIAKRKIFDTDKTAREIAHELGFKYSQHFSRMFKNETGYTPNEYRNLN, via the coding sequence ATGAACAGATTTGAGACGGTAACTGAATACAATATTTTTAATAATCATGAGACCTTACATCCGCTGGTAAGTGTAATTGATTTCTCGAAAGCTGATCCACGCAGATTAATACGAACCTATTTTGGATTTTACTTAGTATTACTCAAAGACGTGCATTGCGGAGATTTGAGGTATGGAAAAAATACTTACGACTACCAGGAAGGTACCTTAATATTTATTGCTCCGGGACAAATTCTGGATATGGAGCCAAGTGTTGAGTTGTATCAACCAAAAGGGCATGGCGTAATTTTTCACCCTGATTTAATAATGGGAACTGCTTTAGGACGCCATATTGACAAATATTCCTTTTTTGAATACAATACAAATGAAGCACTACATATTTCTGAACGCGAGCGTCAAATGGTAATGGACAGTTTTGGAAAGATTAAATATGAACTGGAACATGCCGTGGACAAACACAGTAAAGAATTAATTTCTGCAAATATTGAGTTATTATTGAAATACTGTGAACGTTTTTACGACCGTCAGTTTATTACAAGAGATAACGCTAATAAAGGAATTCTGGAAAAGTTCGAGTTATTGTTGAATAACTATTACGCGTCAGACAAACCACAGACATTAGGGTTACCATCAGTAGCCTACTTTGCAGATGAACTTCATCTATCGTCCAATTATTTTGGAGATCTGATGAAAAGAGAAACCGGAAAATCAGCTAAGGAATATGTTCAGATCAAAATCATCGATATAGCAAAGCGCAAAATATTCGATACTGACAAAACAGCTCGTGAAATCGCACATGAATTAGGATTCAAGTACTCCCAACATTTTAGTCGTATGTTCAAGAATGAAACCGGTTATACCCCGAATGAGTATCGGAATTTGAATTAA
- a CDS encoding nucleotidyl transferase AbiEii/AbiGii toxin family protein, whose translation MISQLKYNTVKSQLRLILSWLMAEELFTPFRLVGGTALSLQLGHRESVDIDLFTETPYGEIDFEVIDKHLKNNFEYVDSREGPVAMGKSYFIGNSAEDCIKLDLYYTDPFIRPALLIDNIRLATLDEITAMKIDVVSRGARKKDFWDLHELLDFYSIPQMIQLHEERYPYSHDADEIFRNFTNFETADNDFEPICLKGKYWELIKLDFVEAIETLNNKKS comes from the coding sequence ATGATTAGCCAATTAAAATACAACACTGTAAAATCACAGCTACGCTTAATTTTGTCGTGGTTGATGGCTGAAGAACTTTTCACTCCTTTTCGTCTGGTAGGAGGTACTGCCTTAAGTTTGCAGTTAGGGCATCGTGAATCTGTTGACATTGATTTGTTCACCGAAACTCCTTACGGCGAGATTGATTTTGAGGTAATAGATAAGCACCTTAAAAATAATTTCGAATACGTTGATTCTCGTGAAGGTCCGGTTGCGATGGGGAAATCGTACTTTATTGGCAATTCAGCAGAAGATTGTATTAAGCTCGATTTGTATTATACCGATCCTTTTATTCGTCCCGCTTTGTTGATTGACAATATAAGGCTTGCCACACTCGACGAGATAACAGCTATGAAGATCGATGTTGTGAGTCGTGGAGCCAGAAAAAAAGATTTTTGGGATCTACATGAATTGTTAGATTTCTATTCAATCCCTCAAATGATTCAGTTGCATGAAGAGCGTTATCCGTACTCACATGATGCTGATGAAATATTCAGAAACTTTACCAATTTTGAAACAGCTGATAATGATTTTGAACCGATTTGCTTAAAAGGTAAATATTGGGAACTCATTAAATTGGATTTTGTTGAGGCAATTGAGACTTTAAACAACAAAAAATCCTAG
- a CDS encoding tyrosine-type recombinase/integrase, translated as MAWGGQFDWRFQYNQKLKEIAKLCKIEKNVSSYVARHSYANSLKQKGISTDIISESMGHQNLTITQAYLKELDNSLVDEAMEVLL; from the coding sequence TTGGCCTGGGGTGGTCAATTTGACTGGCGTTTCCAGTATAACCAAAAGTTGAAGGAAATTGCAAAATTGTGTAAAATTGAAAAGAATGTATCAAGCTATGTTGCCCGGCATAGTTATGCCAACAGTTTAAAGCAGAAAGGAATTTCTACCGATATTATCAGCGAATCAATGGGGCATCAAAATCTGACAATTACACAGGCCTACCTGAAAGAACTTGATAACTCGCTTGTTGATGAAGCAATGGAGGTATTATTGTAA
- the istB gene encoding IS21-like element helper ATPase IstB, whose protein sequence is MNEVTLTRMKQMKLHGMHGAFKTAIETGKTDDYTIDQFVSMITDAEWDDRNNRKIERLIKNARFHYKATIENVVYEHARNIDRTKLLRLAECDFINKNENVLISGSTGAGKSYIATALGYQACIEGYRVLYFNTTKLFSKLKMAKADGSYLKELAKMARHQLIILDDFGLQPLDSQNRIALLELIEDRHNSGSMIVTSQLPVSKWYEIIGEKTIADAILDRLIHQSHRIELMGESMRKKRNIYSE, encoded by the coding sequence ATGAACGAAGTAACATTAACACGAATGAAACAGATGAAGCTCCATGGTATGCATGGGGCTTTTAAAACAGCTATCGAAACGGGTAAAACCGATGATTACACCATCGACCAGTTTGTATCGATGATAACAGATGCCGAGTGGGACGATCGCAACAACCGAAAGATAGAGCGATTGATAAAAAATGCAAGGTTCCACTATAAAGCAACCATTGAAAACGTGGTGTACGAACATGCAAGAAATATCGATCGGACAAAACTGTTAAGACTGGCTGAATGCGATTTTATTAATAAAAACGAGAATGTATTAATATCGGGCAGCACCGGTGCCGGCAAAAGTTATATTGCGACAGCCTTAGGGTATCAGGCCTGTATTGAGGGATACAGGGTTTTGTACTTTAATACAACAAAACTGTTTTCTAAACTAAAAATGGCAAAAGCCGATGGATCTTATCTTAAAGAACTTGCAAAAATGGCCAGGCATCAGTTAATAATACTCGATGATTTTGGTCTGCAACCCTTAGATAGCCAAAACCGGATAGCTCTGTTAGAGTTAATTGAAGACAGGCACAATAGTGGCTCAATGATTGTTACATCACAACTGCCCGTTAGTAAGTGGTATGAAATAATCGGGGAAAAAACGATTGCCGATGCCATACTTGACCGGTTGATCCATCAATCGCACAGGATTGAGCTGATGGGGGAATCGATGAGAAAAAAACGAAACATTTATAGTGAATAA
- the istA gene encoding IS21 family transposase, with product MANKLIDMSKVRKVIQLHHQGKAKQFISRYLGLSRNTVKKYIALYKVLNLTIDDIDKKSDSELEKIFSRDTEDVLSPKLKKVYNFFPYMERELKKTGVTKQLMWEEYYAKHPDGLKLSQFKAHYLRWSKKVNPVMHMEHKAGDKMFIDYAGKTLEVINKETGEIEEVQFFVAILGASQYTYAEASPSQQKEDFVASVENALHFYGGVPAAIVPDNLKSAVTKSSRFEPTINETFMDFAEHYGTTVLPARAYRPRDKSLAEGAVKILYQRIYPALRGKSFYSLDELNNAIWDELDKHNNKKLTGRPTSRYQLFVEDEKDKLTALPVEKYEIKEIAIATVAMNGHVLLSKDKHYYSVPCQYLKKKVKLVFTSKTVEIYHKYNRIALHKRDGRKYFYTTNKDHLATTHQFVTDWTPQRFINWAASIDESVKEFIINVLERKQHPEQSYKSCMGVLAFAKKVGEERLANACKRALEHQVYNYKIIQKILEKGLDKLDDETPDEPELPFHNNIRGGKYYN from the coding sequence ATGGCTAATAAATTAATCGACATGAGTAAAGTAAGAAAAGTCATTCAGTTGCACCACCAGGGAAAAGCAAAACAATTTATCAGTAGGTACCTGGGCCTCTCACGTAACACCGTTAAGAAGTATATCGCTCTATACAAGGTATTAAACCTTACAATTGATGATATTGATAAAAAGAGTGATTCCGAGCTGGAAAAGATCTTTAGCAGGGATACCGAAGATGTTCTTTCCCCCAAGCTAAAAAAGGTTTATAACTTCTTTCCCTACATGGAGCGCGAACTAAAAAAGACCGGCGTTACCAAACAGCTGATGTGGGAAGAATATTATGCAAAACATCCCGATGGGCTAAAACTAAGCCAGTTTAAAGCCCACTACCTGCGTTGGAGTAAAAAGGTTAACCCGGTAATGCATATGGAGCATAAAGCAGGCGATAAGATGTTTATTGACTACGCTGGCAAAACCCTTGAAGTTATCAATAAAGAAACAGGCGAGATTGAAGAGGTACAGTTTTTTGTTGCCATACTGGGGGCCAGTCAATACACCTATGCAGAAGCCTCACCGAGCCAACAAAAAGAAGACTTTGTTGCTTCGGTTGAAAATGCACTGCACTTTTACGGGGGAGTTCCTGCAGCTATTGTCCCTGATAACCTAAAGTCTGCCGTAACCAAAAGCAGCCGGTTTGAACCTACCATTAACGAAACGTTTATGGACTTTGCCGAACACTATGGCACAACAGTTCTTCCGGCCCGGGCTTACCGTCCCCGGGACAAGTCTCTGGCAGAAGGGGCAGTTAAGATACTGTACCAAAGAATATATCCGGCCTTGCGCGGCAAAAGCTTTTATAGTTTAGACGAGCTAAATAATGCCATTTGGGACGAGCTGGATAAACACAACAACAAAAAGCTGACTGGCAGGCCAACGTCCCGGTATCAATTATTCGTTGAAGACGAAAAAGACAAGCTTACCGCATTGCCTGTAGAAAAATACGAGATTAAAGAAATAGCAATAGCCACCGTAGCCATGAACGGGCACGTGCTGTTAAGCAAAGACAAGCATTATTACAGTGTTCCCTGCCAATATTTAAAGAAGAAGGTAAAGCTGGTGTTTACATCAAAAACCGTTGAAATATACCATAAATACAACCGCATAGCTTTGCACAAAAGAGATGGACGTAAATACTTCTACACCACAAACAAAGACCACCTGGCAACAACACACCAGTTTGTTACCGACTGGACACCGCAGCGTTTTATCAACTGGGCAGCTTCAATTGACGAAAGTGTAAAGGAATTTATAATCAATGTGCTGGAAAGAAAACAACACCCTGAACAATCCTATAAAAGCTGTATGGGCGTATTGGCTTTTGCTAAAAAGGTGGGAGAAGAAAGGCTTGCCAATGCGTGTAAACGTGCATTGGAACATCAGGTTTACAACTACAAAATCATACAAAAGATACTGGAAAAAGGGTTGGATAAACTTGACGATGAAACACCGGACGAACCTGAACTTCCTTTTCATAACAATATAAGGGGAGGAAAATATTACAACTGA
- a CDS encoding IS110 family transposase, with amino-acid sequence MNTKTILKQCVGIDVSMKKVDCCLAVYTQDLQVKVVSTSKFENNGKGLLKLRQWIEKKSDKVVSLHVNMEATGVYHEEAAYFLSDLGFKLSIIQPAKGKQYARSLDEKNKTDRIDAIMLARMGLERDLPLWNRPTENLRILKRLSRERISIIRDRNALTNQLHALNHSHKAYAKSIKRLKQRVKLATKQLAEIEVQMQELVAESPVLHEKMKHVITIPGINFVTAATVIAETDGFSNIGNRRQLVSYAGLDVVVRESGTLAWRPRISKKGNAYIRAALYMAAVCSIIHNQTLRIYFNRMKKNGKPGKTGVIALERKLLILIYTLYKNNTDYVLGHTNNSQKDIVRQDSLEPVAV; translated from the coding sequence ATGAACACAAAAACGATTCTTAAGCAATGTGTGGGTATTGATGTATCCATGAAAAAAGTGGACTGTTGTCTCGCTGTTTATACGCAGGATCTGCAGGTAAAAGTAGTGTCGACAAGCAAGTTTGAGAACAACGGTAAAGGGCTGCTGAAACTCAGGCAATGGATTGAAAAGAAAAGTGACAAGGTGGTTTCCCTGCATGTTAACATGGAAGCCACCGGTGTTTACCATGAAGAGGCAGCTTATTTTTTGAGTGACCTGGGCTTTAAGCTGAGTATTATCCAGCCTGCCAAAGGAAAACAATATGCCAGAAGCCTGGATGAGAAGAATAAAACAGACCGCATAGATGCCATTATGCTGGCACGCATGGGACTGGAAAGAGATTTACCTTTGTGGAACAGACCGACAGAAAACCTGCGCATTCTTAAACGGTTGAGCCGGGAACGGATCAGTATCATCCGGGACAGGAATGCCCTTACCAACCAGTTGCATGCTCTAAATCATTCTCATAAAGCCTATGCCAAAAGTATTAAACGCCTGAAGCAACGGGTTAAATTAGCCACCAAACAACTGGCTGAGATTGAAGTACAGATGCAGGAACTGGTTGCCGAATCGCCGGTGTTGCACGAAAAAATGAAACATGTAATTACTATTCCCGGGATCAATTTTGTAACCGCGGCAACGGTTATTGCCGAAACCGATGGCTTCTCCAATATTGGCAACCGCAGGCAACTGGTCAGCTATGCCGGGCTGGATGTGGTGGTCCGGGAATCAGGGACACTGGCATGGAGGCCACGTATATCCAAAAAAGGAAACGCATATATACGGGCTGCCTTATACATGGCGGCCGTATGTTCCATTATCCACAACCAAACCCTGCGTATTTATTTCAACCGGATGAAGAAGAACGGGAAACCCGGTAAAACTGGCGTTATCGCCCTGGAACGTAAACTGCTGATCCTTATTTACACGCTTTATAAAAACAATACGGACTATGTTTTAGGCCACACGAATAACTCTCAAAAGGATATTGTCCGGCAAGACTCTCTGGAACCGGTAGCGGTATAA